One part of the Ursus arctos isolate Adak ecotype North America unplaced genomic scaffold, UrsArc2.0 scaffold_14, whole genome shotgun sequence genome encodes these proteins:
- the UCN2 gene encoding urocortin-2, whose translation MTRWALLVLMVLTSRRALLVPATPIPAFQLLPQNPSQATPRPVTLESTSASTTGPSTAWGHPSPGPRPGPRITLSLDVPIGLLQILLEQARARAVREQAATNARILAHVGRR comes from the coding sequence ATGACCAGGTGGGCTCTGCTGGTGCTGATGGTCCTGACGTCACGCAGGGCCCTGCTTGTCCCTGCGACCCCTATCCCAGCCTTCCAGCTCCTCCCTCAGAACCCTTCCCAGGCCACTCCCCGCCCTGTGACCTTGGAGAGCACTTCAGCCAGCACCACAGGCCCTTCCACTGCTTGGGGCCACCCGAGCCCCGGCCCCCGCCCGGGCCCCCGCATCACCTTGTCTCTGGATGTCCCCATTGGCCTCCTGCAGATCTTACTGGAGCAGGCCCGCGCCAGAGCTGTGAGGGAGCAGGCTGCCACCAATGCTCGCATCCTGGCCCACGTTGGCCGCCGCTGA